From Micromonospora echinospora, one genomic window encodes:
- a CDS encoding carbohydrate ABC transporter permease, with product MNRELSRRTKLALYAVLMVLAIPFVFPTWWMVTSSLKPIADIFAFPPQLLPVNPKFDAYQRVFELQPFGQQYLNSLYIALVVTVGTLAVSALAGYAFARIRFRGQNLLFLVVLAGLLIPSEVTIVPLFQMFFKLGLVDTHWPLILVPILGAPSVLATFIMRQFFLALPGELEEAARIDGLGRFATFWKIALPLSRPALGAVAIFTFLHSWNLYLEPIVFLSSPEKFTLPQALTQFVDAYGGPMWNVQLAAASMTALPVLVVFVVAQKQFVEGLAHTGLKG from the coding sequence ATGAATCGTGAGCTGTCGCGTCGCACGAAACTGGCGCTCTACGCGGTACTGATGGTCCTGGCGATCCCGTTCGTCTTCCCGACCTGGTGGATGGTCACGTCCTCGCTCAAGCCGATCGCGGACATCTTCGCCTTCCCGCCACAACTCCTACCGGTCAACCCGAAGTTCGACGCCTATCAACGGGTGTTCGAGTTGCAGCCGTTCGGGCAGCAGTACCTGAACAGCCTCTACATCGCCCTGGTGGTCACCGTCGGCACCCTGGCCGTGTCGGCGCTGGCCGGGTACGCCTTCGCCCGGATCCGGTTCCGTGGTCAGAACCTGCTGTTCCTGGTCGTCCTCGCCGGCCTGCTCATCCCGAGCGAGGTCACCATCGTCCCGCTGTTCCAGATGTTCTTCAAGCTGGGCCTGGTCGACACCCACTGGCCCCTCATCCTGGTGCCGATCCTCGGGGCGCCCAGCGTGCTGGCGACGTTCATCATGCGGCAGTTCTTCCTCGCCCTTCCCGGCGAGCTGGAGGAGGCGGCCCGAATCGACGGACTGGGCCGGTTCGCCACGTTCTGGAAGATCGCCCTACCACTGTCCCGGCCCGCCCTCGGCGCGGTGGCGATCTTCACCTTCCTGCACAGCTGGAACCTCTACCTCGAACCCATCGTCTTCCTCTCCTCACCGGAGAAGTTCACCCTGCCGCAGGCACTCACCCAGTTCGTCGACGCGTACGGCGGACCGATGTGGAACGTCCAGCTCGCCGCCGCATCGATGACCGCCCTGCCCGTGCTGGTGGTCTTCGTGGTCGCGCAGAAGCAGTTCGTCGAGGGCCTCGCGCACACCGGTCTGAAGGGATGA
- a CDS encoding LacI family DNA-binding transcriptional regulator codes for MGRGTGRATQADVARLAGVSQATVSLILSGGENGRRRVGEQARQRVLDAIRLTGYVANPAAQRLAGGRTRIVGVFTYEPVFPRDSRDFYHPFLIGVEAQAEALGCDLLFFTGTPSPQGGQRLLGDGSRRLGIADGCVLLGRYDDKRDLADLLDRDFPFAFIGRRESTAGPVPYVGADYRTATREVVERLFALGHERVGFLGDLRRDEPSVDRAQGYHQAVRAAGRRPVVLDGTGLTGGEALDLLGDNGLTAAVIWPSGLAPAIRAAALARGLSVPGDLSLAQLGDAESETPDDVEWTGFRIPREEMGAAAVRLLYEQLVSATPLTADALQRSLPCTVLTGTTAGPPTASASGFSSRPPSRSAG; via the coding sequence ATGGGACGTGGCACCGGGCGGGCGACCCAGGCCGACGTGGCCCGGCTCGCCGGGGTGAGCCAGGCCACCGTCTCGCTGATCCTGAGCGGGGGCGAGAACGGCCGCCGCCGGGTGGGCGAGCAGGCCCGTCAGCGCGTGCTCGACGCCATCCGGCTGACCGGCTACGTCGCCAACCCCGCCGCGCAGCGCCTGGCCGGCGGACGGACCCGGATCGTCGGCGTCTTCACCTACGAGCCGGTCTTCCCGCGTGACAGTCGGGACTTCTACCACCCGTTCCTGATCGGGGTCGAGGCGCAGGCCGAGGCCCTCGGGTGTGACCTGCTGTTCTTCACCGGCACCCCGTCACCCCAGGGGGGCCAGCGGCTGCTCGGCGACGGCTCCCGTCGGCTGGGCATCGCCGACGGCTGCGTGCTGCTCGGCCGCTACGACGACAAGCGGGACCTCGCCGACCTGCTCGACCGGGACTTCCCGTTCGCGTTCATCGGCCGCCGCGAGTCGACCGCCGGCCCCGTCCCGTACGTCGGCGCGGACTACCGGACCGCGACTCGGGAGGTCGTCGAGAGGCTGTTCGCTCTCGGCCACGAGCGGGTCGGGTTCCTCGGCGACCTCCGCCGCGACGAGCCGTCCGTGGACCGCGCGCAGGGTTACCACCAGGCGGTACGCGCCGCCGGGCGTCGCCCGGTGGTCCTCGACGGCACCGGGCTGACCGGCGGGGAGGCGCTCGACCTGCTTGGCGACAACGGTCTCACCGCAGCGGTGATCTGGCCGTCCGGACTGGCGCCCGCGATCCGGGCGGCGGCACTGGCCCGGGGGTTGTCGGTGCCCGGTGACCTGTCGCTGGCCCAGCTCGGTGACGCCGAGAGCGAGACGCCGGACGACGTCGAGTGGACCGGTTTCCGGATCCCCCGCGAGGAGATGGGTGCCGCCGCCGTACGACTCCTGTACGAGCAGTTGGTCAGCGCCACCCCCCTCACCGCCGACGCGCTCCAGCGGAGCCTGCCCTGCACGGTGCTGACCGGTACCACCGCCGGCCCGCCGACGGCGTCCGCGTCGGGCTTCTCGTCCCGACCCCCGTCGCGCTCCGCCGGTTGA